In one window of Thermodesulfobacteriota bacterium DNA:
- a CDS encoding chemotaxis protein CheA produces the protein MEIDLGQAKTTFLAESQELLEEMESSLLILERDPADQNAINSLFRAAHTIKGSSGVLGIETVEKFTHLVENLLEKMRTGQIKSDSGNIELLLQCRDHISSLIALAADEVEGLSGDLLRAGNELSARLAACLDEKDDAPAAQIETPEALGGPSSRTDAWHISVRFGTNTLKTGMDPISFIAYLAKMGEVVSITTLFFSMPGPEEMDPEDCYLGFEIDLKSDFDKKAIEDVFDFVRDESTIRILPPYSRVASYVELIKGMPEDALLLGEILVKGGVLTAGELEEALKYQDESQAAERPRIGEILVEEGATYPEIINAALEKQKKNQIVSAKEAATVRIDAAKLDSLMNLVGELVIAGAGIDQHAGRIGDTALQESASIMLRLVEEIRESAMKVRMVPIGETFNRFRRVVRDISKELGKEIEISISGAETELDKNVIEKISDPLMHLVRNAADHGIETTEARKAAGKRASGTIRLKAGHDAGCIVIEVEDDGRGLDREKIVEKAVARGLVAAGQQLTDAEAFKLVFEPGFSTADEVTKFSGRGVGMDVVRKNIEALRGTIDMESAAGRGTTVRVRLPLTMAIIDGFMVGIGQSPYIIPLDMVVECVELTEEDRRAAGKRNYVNLRGEVLPFIRLKDFFNETGADSKYENIVIVQYAGHKIGLVVDELFGEVQTVIKSLGRVYREVKGISGATILGNGRVALILDVPRLMQTIEKNYFARAG, from the coding sequence ATGGAAATAGACCTCGGACAGGCGAAGACGACCTTCCTGGCGGAAAGCCAGGAGCTCCTCGAGGAGATGGAGAGCTCGCTCCTCATCCTGGAGCGGGACCCCGCCGACCAGAACGCCATAAACTCCCTTTTCAGGGCCGCCCATACGATAAAGGGCTCTTCGGGAGTCCTCGGCATCGAGACGGTCGAGAAGTTCACCCATCTCGTAGAGAACCTCCTTGAGAAGATGAGGACCGGCCAGATAAAGTCGGATTCCGGCAATATAGAGCTCCTCCTCCAGTGCAGGGACCACATCTCCAGCCTCATAGCGCTCGCCGCGGACGAAGTCGAGGGGCTCTCCGGAGACCTCCTCAGGGCCGGCAATGAGCTCTCGGCGAGGCTCGCCGCGTGCCTGGACGAAAAGGATGACGCGCCGGCAGCTCAAATTGAAACGCCCGAGGCCCTGGGGGGACCGAGCTCCAGGACCGACGCATGGCACATATCCGTCAGGTTCGGAACGAACACCTTGAAAACAGGTATGGACCCCATATCCTTTATCGCCTATCTGGCGAAGATGGGCGAGGTCGTAAGCATAACCACGCTCTTCTTCTCCATGCCCGGGCCCGAGGAGATGGACCCGGAGGACTGCTATCTCGGTTTCGAGATAGACCTTAAGAGCGATTTCGACAAGAAGGCCATCGAGGACGTCTTTGATTTCGTGCGGGACGAATCGACCATCCGCATCCTCCCTCCTTACAGCAGGGTGGCCTCTTACGTGGAGCTCATAAAGGGCATGCCCGAGGACGCGCTCCTTTTAGGCGAGATACTCGTCAAGGGCGGCGTGCTAACGGCCGGCGAGCTCGAGGAGGCGCTCAAGTACCAGGACGAAAGCCAGGCCGCGGAAAGGCCGCGCATAGGGGAGATACTCGTCGAAGAGGGCGCGACTTACCCTGAAATAATAAACGCCGCTCTTGAGAAGCAGAAGAAAAACCAGATAGTAAGCGCGAAAGAGGCAGCGACGGTAAGGATTGACGCCGCCAAGCTCGACTCCCTCATGAACCTCGTCGGCGAGCTCGTAATAGCCGGGGCGGGCATCGACCAGCACGCCGGAAGGATAGGCGACACGGCCCTGCAGGAGTCGGCCTCCATAATGCTCCGGCTTGTCGAGGAGATAAGGGAGAGCGCCATGAAAGTGAGGATGGTCCCCATAGGCGAGACCTTCAACCGCTTCAGGAGGGTGGTGAGGGACATAAGCAAGGAGCTCGGCAAGGAAATAGAGATTTCCATAAGCGGCGCGGAGACGGAGCTCGACAAGAACGTCATCGAGAAGATAAGCGACCCTCTCATGCATCTTGTGCGGAACGCCGCGGACCACGGCATCGAGACGACCGAGGCCAGAAAGGCCGCCGGGAAGAGAGCGTCCGGGACCATACGCCTGAAGGCGGGCCACGACGCCGGGTGCATAGTCATCGAGGTCGAGGACGACGGCAGGGGGCTCGACCGCGAGAAGATCGTCGAAAAGGCGGTTGCAAGGGGGCTCGTAGCCGCCGGGCAGCAGCTCACGGACGCGGAGGCCTTCAAGCTCGTGTTCGAGCCCGGTTTCTCGACCGCCGACGAGGTCACGAAGTTCTCCGGAAGGGGCGTCGGCATGGACGTCGTGAGGAAGAACATAGAGGCCCTCAGGGGCACGATAGACATGGAGAGCGCAGCGGGCAGGGGCACGACCGTAAGGGTGAGGCTCCCCCTCACAATGGCCATTATAGACGGCTTCATGGTGGGGATAGGGCAGTCGCCCTACATCATCCCGCTCGACATGGTCGTCGAGTGCGTGGAGTTGACGGAGGAGGACAGGAGGGCGGCCGGGAAGAGGAATTACGTGAACCTCCGCGGCGAGGTGCTCCCGTTCATAAGGCTCAAGGACTTCTTCAACGAAACCGGCGCGGACTCGAAATACGAGAACATCGTCATCGTCCAGTACGCCGGCCACAAGATAGGGCTCGTGGTCGACGAGCTCTTCGGCGAGGTGCAGACGGTAATAAAGTCGCTCGGCAGGGTCTACCGGGAGGTAAAGGGCATCTCCGGAGCGACCATACTCGGAAACGGCAGGGTCGCGCTGATTCTCGACGTGCCGAGGCTCATGCAGACCATAGAAAAGAATTATTTCGCGAGGGCGGGGTGA